Proteins encoded by one window of Pseudomonas sp. LS44:
- the acs gene encoding acetate--CoA ligase — protein sequence MSAASLYPVRPEVAATTLTDEATYKAMYQQSVINPDGFWREQAKRIDWIKPFTKVKQTSFDDHHVDIKWFADGTLNVSANCLDRHLAERGDQLAIIWEGDDPSEHREITYRELHEQVCKFANALRGQDVHRGDVVTIYMPMIPEAVVAMLACTRIGAIHSVVFGGFSPEALAGRIIDCKSKVVITADEGVRAGKKTPLKANVDDALTNPETSSIQKVIVCKRTGADIKWNQHRDVWYEELMKVAGSVCAPKEMGAEEPLFILYTSGSTGKPKGVLHTTGGYLTYAALTHERVFDYRPGEVFWCTADIGWVTGHTYLVYGPLANGATTLMFEGVPNYPDVTRVSKIVDKHKVNILYTAPTAIRAMMAEGKAAVVGADGSSLRLLGSVGEPINPEAWQWYYESVGQSRCPIVDTWWQTETGATLMSPLPGAHGLKPGSAARPFFGVQPALVDNLGNILEGATEGNLVIIDSWPGQARTLYGDHDRFVDTYFKTFRGMYFTGDGARRDEDGYWWITGRVDDVLNVSGHRMGTAEIESAMVAHPKVAEAAVVGVPHDIKGQGIYVYVTLNAGEQASEQLRLELKNWVRKEIGPIASPDVIQWAPGLPKTRSGKIMRRILRKIATAEYDTLGDISTLADPGVVQHLIDTHRDMQAA from the coding sequence ATGAGTGCCGCTTCCCTGTATCCCGTGCGTCCTGAAGTCGCCGCCACTACGCTGACCGACGAGGCCACCTACAAGGCCATGTATCAACAGTCGGTGATCAACCCCGACGGATTCTGGCGCGAGCAGGCCAAGCGCATCGACTGGATCAAACCGTTCACCAAGGTCAAGCAGACCTCGTTCGACGACCACCACGTCGACATCAAGTGGTTCGCCGACGGCACCCTCAACGTTTCCGCCAACTGTCTGGACCGCCATCTGGCCGAACGCGGTGACCAGCTGGCGATCATCTGGGAAGGCGACGACCCGTCCGAGCACAGGGAAATCACCTACCGCGAACTGCACGAGCAAGTCTGCAAGTTCGCCAACGCCCTGCGCGGCCAGGACGTGCACCGCGGCGATGTGGTGACTATCTACATGCCGATGATTCCCGAAGCGGTGGTGGCGATGCTCGCCTGTACCCGCATTGGCGCGATCCACTCCGTGGTGTTCGGTGGCTTCTCGCCGGAAGCGCTGGCCGGGCGGATCATCGACTGCAAGTCCAAGGTGGTGATCACCGCCGACGAAGGCGTGCGCGCCGGCAAGAAGACGCCGCTGAAAGCCAACGTCGACGACGCGCTGACCAACCCGGAAACCAGCAGCATCCAGAAGGTCATCGTGTGCAAGCGCACCGGCGCTGACATCAAGTGGAACCAGCATCGCGACGTTTGGTACGAAGAGCTGATGAAGGTCGCCGGCAGCGTCTGCGCGCCGAAGGAAATGGGTGCCGAAGAGCCGCTGTTCATCCTCTATACGTCGGGGAGCACCGGTAAGCCCAAGGGCGTGCTGCACACCACCGGCGGTTATCTGACCTACGCCGCGCTGACCCACGAGCGGGTGTTCGATTACCGTCCGGGCGAGGTCTTCTGGTGCACCGCCGACATCGGTTGGGTCACCGGCCACACCTACCTGGTCTACGGCCCGCTGGCCAACGGCGCGACCACCCTGATGTTCGAGGGCGTGCCGAACTACCCGGACGTCACTCGCGTGTCGAAGATTGTCGACAAGCACAAGGTCAATATCCTCTACACCGCGCCGACCGCGATCCGCGCCATGATGGCTGAGGGCAAGGCCGCGGTCGTCGGTGCCGACGGCTCCAGCCTGCGCCTGCTCGGTTCGGTCGGCGAGCCGATCAACCCGGAGGCCTGGCAGTGGTACTACGAGTCCGTCGGCCAGTCGCGTTGCCCGATCGTCGACACCTGGTGGCAGACCGAAACCGGCGCCACCCTGATGAGCCCGCTACCGGGTGCTCACGGTCTCAAGCCGGGCTCCGCGGCGCGACCGTTCTTCGGCGTGCAGCCGGCGCTGGTCGATAACCTCGGCAACATTCTCGAAGGCGCCACCGAAGGCAACCTGGTGATCATCGACTCCTGGCCGGGCCAGGCGCGCACCCTGTACGGCGATCACGATCGCTTCGTCGACACCTACTTCAAGACCTTCCGCGGCATGTACTTCACCGGCGACGGCGCGCGGCGCGACGAAGATGGCTACTGGTGGATTACCGGTCGGGTCGACGACGTGCTCAACGTCTCTGGCCACCGCATGGGCACCGCCGAGATTGAAAGCGCCATGGTCGCCCACCCGAAAGTCGCCGAGGCCGCCGTGGTTGGTGTGCCGCACGACATCAAGGGCCAGGGTATCTACGTTTACGTCACCCTGAACGCCGGCGAGCAGGCTTCCGAGCAGCTGCGCCTGGAATTGAAGAACTGGGTGCGCAAGGAAATCGGCCCGATCGCCTCACCGGACGTGATCCAGTGGGCGCCGGGTCTGCCGAAGACCCGCTCGGGCAAGATCATGCGCCGCATCCTGCGCAAGATCGCCACCGCCGAGTACGACACACTCGGCGACATCTCCACGCTGGCCGATCCTGGTGTGGTGCAGCACCTCATCGATACTCACCGCGACATGCAGGCCGCCTGA
- a CDS encoding ABC transporter substrate-binding protein, producing the protein MKKIALLGAVALSVLSVFAIADDAKPLRIGIEAAYPPFASKAPDGSIVGFDYDIGNALCEEMKVKCKWIEQEFDGLIPALKVRKFDAILSSMSITDERKRSVDFTGKYYATPAKLAMKAGSTMNDPATDLKGKKIGVQRSSVYDRYATDIFAPAGAEIVRYTSQNEVFLDLASGRLDGTIADSVNIDDGFLKTAAGKGFVFVGPDFTDEKYFGEGQGIAVRKGDKALQEKISAAILAIRANGKYKAIQDKYFSFDVYGK; encoded by the coding sequence ATGAAGAAGATTGCACTTCTCGGCGCAGTGGCGCTTTCCGTCCTCTCGGTATTCGCCATCGCGGACGATGCCAAACCCCTGCGTATCGGTATTGAGGCGGCCTACCCACCGTTCGCTTCCAAGGCGCCGGACGGCAGCATCGTCGGCTTTGACTACGACATCGGCAACGCGCTGTGCGAAGAGATGAAGGTCAAGTGCAAATGGATCGAGCAGGAGTTCGATGGCCTGATCCCGGCGCTGAAAGTCCGCAAGTTCGACGCCATCCTGTCTTCCATGTCGATCACCGACGAGCGCAAACGCTCGGTCGATTTCACCGGCAAGTACTACGCCACCCCGGCCAAGCTGGCGATGAAAGCCGGCAGCACCATGAACGACCCGGCCACCGACCTGAAAGGCAAGAAGATCGGCGTGCAGCGCTCCTCGGTGTATGACCGTTACGCCACCGACATCTTCGCCCCGGCCGGCGCCGAGATCGTGCGCTACACCTCGCAGAACGAAGTGTTCCTCGACCTGGCTTCCGGTCGCCTCGACGGCACCATCGCCGACTCGGTGAACATCGACGACGGTTTCCTGAAAACCGCCGCTGGCAAGGGCTTCGTCTTCGTCGGTCCGGACTTCACCGACGAGAAATACTTCGGCGAAGGCCAGGGCATCGCCGTGCGCAAGGGCGACAAGGCGCTGCAAGAGAAGATCAGCGCCGCCATCCTGGCGATCCGTGCTAACGGCAAGTACAAGGCGATCCAGGACAAGTACTTCAGCTTCGACGTCTACGGCAAGTAA
- a CDS encoding ABC transporter permease: MLHGYGSTILDGAWLTLLLALSSMAMAIVLGLLGAAFRLSPIRWLALLGETYATVIRGIPDLVLILLIFYGGQDILNRVAPLLGYEDYIDINPFAAGVFTLGFIFGAYLSETFRGAFMAIPKGQAEAGAAYGMSGMQVFFRVLVPQMIRLAIPGFTNNWLVLTKATALISVVGLQDMMFKAKNAADATHEPFTFFLAVAALYLVLTSVSLLALRALEKRYSAGIKVAEF, translated from the coding sequence ATGCTTCACGGCTACGGCTCGACCATTCTCGACGGTGCCTGGCTCACCCTGTTGCTGGCTCTGTCGTCGATGGCTATGGCGATTGTGCTCGGCTTGCTCGGCGCGGCCTTTCGGTTGTCGCCGATCAGATGGCTGGCGCTGCTCGGCGAAACCTATGCCACGGTGATTCGCGGGATTCCCGATCTGGTGCTGATCCTGCTGATCTTTTACGGCGGTCAGGACATCCTCAACCGCGTGGCGCCGCTGCTCGGTTACGAGGATTACATCGACATCAACCCGTTCGCCGCCGGCGTATTCACCTTGGGCTTCATCTTCGGTGCGTACCTCTCGGAGACCTTTCGTGGTGCCTTCATGGCGATCCCCAAGGGCCAGGCTGAAGCGGGCGCCGCGTATGGCATGAGTGGCATGCAGGTGTTCTTCCGCGTCCTCGTGCCGCAGATGATCCGCCTGGCGATTCCCGGCTTCACCAATAACTGGCTGGTGCTGACCAAGGCCACCGCGCTGATTTCCGTGGTCGGGCTGCAGGACATGATGTTCAAAGCCAAGAATGCCGCCGACGCCACGCACGAGCCGTTCACCTTCTTTCTTGCCGTGGCCGCGCTGTATCTGGTCCTGACCAGTGTCTCGCTGCTCGCCCTGCGCGCGCTCGAGAAGCGCTATTCGGCCGGCATCAAAGTCGCCGAATTCTGA